From Pseudomonadota bacterium, a single genomic window includes:
- a CDS encoding GGDEF domain-containing protein produces the protein MSTRPPPDDFADTTVALLGDEDTSHLLQVRDRAYVIMLAGSQVGQMFKIEGEMVIGRGAECTVPITDEGISRQHLRLTEGANGEVSITDLGSRNGTIVNGDRVQSRLLADGDRIQIGSTTILKFSYADHLDETFQQKMYEAAVRDPLTRVHNRRFMLERLAGEVRYSARHGSPLALTVFDLDHFKRVNDTHGHGTGDAVLVAFATRLAAAVRDEDLVVRFGGEEFVLICRGLNSDIARVVANRIREQTQAQPLVPAISELIVTVSGGVASIPHPSVSSAEELLAAADEALYAAKTSGRDRICVYGERCG, from the coding sequence ATGAGCACCAGACCGCCCCCCGACGACTTCGCCGACACCACGGTGGCCTTGCTCGGCGACGAGGACACCAGCCACCTGCTACAGGTGCGGGATCGGGCTTACGTGATCATGCTGGCGGGCAGTCAGGTCGGCCAGATGTTCAAGATCGAGGGCGAGATGGTGATCGGCCGCGGCGCGGAATGCACGGTGCCGATCACCGATGAGGGCATCTCCCGCCAGCACCTGCGCCTAACCGAAGGCGCCAACGGCGAGGTGAGCATTACGGACCTCGGCAGCCGCAACGGCACGATCGTCAACGGTGATCGCGTGCAGTCGAGGCTGCTCGCGGACGGCGACCGGATTCAGATCGGGTCAACCACCATTCTCAAGTTCTCCTATGCCGACCATCTCGACGAGACCTTCCAACAAAAGATGTACGAGGCGGCGGTCCGCGACCCGCTGACGCGGGTCCACAACCGCCGCTTCATGCTCGAGCGCCTCGCGGGCGAGGTGCGTTACTCGGCGCGCCACGGCTCACCGCTCGCGCTGACGGTCTTCGACCTCGACCACTTCAAGCGCGTCAACGACACCCACGGCCACGGCACGGGCGACGCCGTGCTCGTCGCCTTCGCCACGCGCCTCGCCGCCGCCGTGCGCGACGAGGACCTGGTCGTGCGCTTCGGTGGCGAGGAGTTCGTCTTGATCTGTCGCGGGCTCAACAGCGACATCGCTCGGGTGGTCGCCAATCGCATCCGTGAGCAGACGCAGGCCCAGCCCCTGGTTCCCGCGATCAGTGAGTTGATCGTCACTGTCAGCGGTGGCGTCGCCAGCATCCCCCATCCAAGCGTGAGCAGCGCGGAGGAGCTCCTCGCTGCCGCCGACGAGGCGCTCTACGCCGCCAAGACAAGCGGGCGGGACCGCATCTGCGTCTACGGCGAGCGCTGCGGCTGA
- a CDS encoding 2-oxoacid:acceptor oxidoreductase subunit alpha produces the protein MVERKELSRVTIRFSGDSGDGMQLAGTHFTNTSALIGNDVSSLPAFPAEIRAPAGSVPGVSSFQISFANEDIFTPGDQPDVLVAMNPAALAANLQDLPRGATIIVNSDEFHAASLKKASYAVSPLEDGSLAGFRVFEVPITSMNERTLAETGLTSQEVVRCKNFFALGLMYWLFNRPTEPTLRLIAEKFGRRQDLANANQLALKAGHAFGETAEMFSEHYVVRPANLEPGTYRNITGNSAIALGCLAVSQITGLPLFYGSYPITPASEILHELSRFKQFGVKTFQAEDEIAAIGSTIGAAFGGALGLTGTSGPGFALKGEALGMAVMTELPLVVVNVQRAGPSTGMPTRTEQADLLQAMFGRNGESPVAVVAPATPADCFNMAVEAFRIALRHMTPVVLLSDGYLANGSEPWRIPNAADLPRIDVQHAEARPGEVFRPYARDPESLARPWAVPGTPGLEHRLGTLEKEDGSGKVSYDGENHHRMVLLRAEKIARIAQDVPPQEVWGAEEGRVLVLGWGSTFGALRSAVQRHRREGRSVSHAHLRYLNPFPANLGQILGRFERVWLPEINLGQLALLLRARFLVDVRGYNRVAGRPFGINEIYEQIGQLYDAAPSPQVR, from the coding sequence ATGGTCGAGCGCAAAGAGCTCTCACGCGTGACGATCCGCTTCTCCGGTGATTCGGGCGACGGCATGCAGCTCGCCGGCACGCATTTCACCAACACCTCGGCGCTGATCGGAAACGACGTCAGCAGCCTCCCGGCGTTCCCGGCGGAGATCCGCGCACCCGCGGGCTCGGTCCCCGGGGTCAGCTCCTTTCAGATCAGCTTCGCCAACGAGGATATCTTCACCCCGGGCGATCAGCCAGACGTGCTGGTGGCGATGAACCCCGCGGCGCTCGCGGCCAACCTGCAGGACCTGCCGCGCGGCGCGACGATCATCGTCAACAGCGATGAGTTTCACGCGGCGAGCCTGAAGAAGGCGAGCTACGCCGTGAGCCCCCTCGAGGACGGCAGCCTCGCTGGCTTTCGCGTGTTCGAGGTGCCGATCACCAGCATGAACGAGCGCACGCTGGCGGAGACCGGGCTGACCAGTCAAGAGGTGGTGCGCTGCAAGAACTTCTTCGCGCTCGGGCTGATGTATTGGCTCTTCAACCGGCCGACCGAGCCGACGCTGCGGCTGATCGCCGAGAAGTTCGGTCGTCGTCAGGATCTGGCCAACGCCAACCAACTGGCGCTCAAGGCCGGGCACGCCTTCGGCGAGACCGCGGAGATGTTCTCCGAGCACTACGTCGTCCGTCCGGCCAATCTGGAGCCGGGCACCTACCGCAACATCACGGGCAATAGCGCTATCGCGCTCGGCTGCCTGGCGGTCTCGCAGATCACGGGTCTGCCCTTGTTCTACGGCAGCTATCCGATCACCCCGGCGAGCGAGATCTTGCACGAGCTGTCGCGCTTCAAGCAGTTCGGCGTCAAGACCTTCCAGGCGGAGGACGAGATCGCCGCGATCGGCTCGACCATCGGCGCGGCCTTCGGGGGCGCCCTCGGGCTGACCGGCACGAGTGGCCCTGGCTTCGCGCTCAAGGGCGAGGCGCTCGGGATGGCGGTGATGACGGAGCTGCCGCTCGTCGTGGTCAATGTTCAACGCGCGGGGCCGAGCACGGGCATGCCCACGCGCACCGAACAGGCTGATTTGCTCCAGGCGATGTTCGGTCGCAACGGCGAGTCCCCCGTCGCCGTGGTGGCGCCAGCGACGCCCGCTGATTGCTTCAACATGGCCGTCGAGGCCTTCCGCATCGCGCTGCGGCATATGACGCCGGTGGTGCTGCTCTCCGACGGCTATCTGGCCAACGGTTCCGAGCCGTGGCGCATACCGAACGCCGCCGACCTGCCGCGCATCGACGTGCAGCACGCCGAGGCCCGTCCTGGGGAGGTCTTTCGTCCCTACGCGCGGGATCCCGAGTCGCTCGCGCGTCCCTGGGCCGTGCCTGGCACGCCTGGCCTCGAGCACCGCCTCGGGACGCTGGAGAAGGAGGATGGCAGCGGCAAGGTGAGCTACGACGGCGAGAACCACCATCGGATGGTGCTGCTGCGGGCCGAGAAGATCGCGCGAATCGCGCAGGATGTGCCACCTCAGGAGGTTTGGGGGGCTGAGGAGGGACGCGTGCTCGTGCTCGGCTGGGGCAGCACCTTTGGCGCGCTGCGCAGCGCCGTGCAGCGCCACCGCCGCGAGGGGCGCTCGGTCTCACATGCGCATCTGCGCTACCTCAATCCCTTCCCGGCGAACCTCGGTCAGATCCTCGGTCGTTTCGAGCGCGTCTGGCTGCCCGAGATCAATCTTGGGCAGCTCGCGCTGCTGCTGCGCGCGCGCTTCCTGGTTGATGTGCGCGGCTACAACCGCGTGGCGGGTCGTCCCTTCGGCATCAACGAAATCTACGAGCAGATTGGTCAACTGTATGATGCGGCGCCGTCGCCGCAGGTGAGGTGA
- a CDS encoding 2-oxoacid:ferredoxin oxidoreductase subunit beta gives MSTTAVKLTRKDMVSDQEVRWCPGCGDYAILSQIQRALPELGIPRENIVFVSGIGCSSRLPYYMSTYGFHSIHGRAPTLASGLKMARPDLHVWVITGDGDGLSIGANHLLHAMRRNVDLKIILFNNQIYGLTKGQYSPTSEFGKKTKSSPYGNIDHPIRPLSVALAAEATFVARTIDRDTKHMQQVLLRAARHHGTAFVEVYQNCVIFNDGAFDEFADKAWRTERTVLLEHGQPLVFGAQRDKAIRASGVRPEVVRLDDPALRREELLVHDEQREDPTLAMMLDRMTSPEFPVPLGVFRSVQRPVYDELMEQQIRQARLRQPPDLDAIFREGDSWEIKREG, from the coding sequence ATGTCCACGACAGCGGTCAAGCTCACGCGCAAGGACATGGTCTCCGACCAGGAGGTGCGCTGGTGCCCAGGATGCGGCGACTACGCCATCCTGTCGCAGATTCAGCGCGCGCTGCCCGAGCTCGGGATCCCGCGCGAGAACATCGTCTTCGTCTCGGGCATCGGTTGTTCGAGCCGGCTGCCCTACTACATGAGCACCTACGGCTTTCACAGCATTCACGGGCGAGCGCCGACGCTCGCCAGTGGCCTAAAAATGGCGCGGCCCGACCTCCACGTCTGGGTCATCACCGGCGACGGCGACGGGCTCAGCATCGGTGCAAACCACCTCTTGCACGCGATGCGGCGCAACGTCGACCTGAAGATCATCCTCTTCAACAACCAGATCTACGGCCTGACGAAGGGGCAGTACTCGCCGACCTCCGAGTTCGGCAAGAAGACCAAGTCCTCGCCCTACGGCAACATCGATCACCCGATTCGACCGCTGAGCGTGGCGCTGGCGGCCGAGGCCACCTTCGTGGCGCGCACGATCGACCGCGACACCAAGCACATGCAGCAGGTGCTGCTGCGCGCCGCGCGACATCACGGCACCGCCTTCGTCGAGGTCTACCAGAACTGCGTCATCTTCAACGACGGCGCCTTCGACGAGTTCGCGGACAAGGCCTGGCGCACCGAGCGGACGGTGCTGCTCGAACATGGGCAGCCGCTGGTCTTCGGCGCGCAACGCGACAAGGCGATTCGCGCGAGCGGTGTCCGACCCGAGGTCGTCCGGCTCGATGACCCAGCGCTGCGCCGAGAGGAGCTGCTGGTCCATGACGAGCAGCGCGAGGATCCGACGCTGGCGATGATGCTCGATCGGATGACGAGCCCAGAGTTTCCGGTGCCGCTGGGGGTCTTTCGCTCCGTTCAGCGCCCGGTCTACGACGAGCTGATGGAGCAGCAGATTCGTCAGGCGCGGCTGCGCCAGCCGCCCGATCTCGACGCCATCTTCCGCGAGGGAGACAGCTGGGAGATCAAGCGCGAGGGGTGA
- the pdhA gene encoding pyruvate dehydrogenase (acetyl-transferring) E1 component subunit alpha — translation MPLKEVAKFSVSQLQVLDEHGQLDEKLDPRLSAADAVRLYEAMSLGREVDQRLVRLQRQGRMGTCPPCTGHEAAVCAPALAMTDRDWFVGYYRELGARLMRGDSLEQSLHFWHGHEEGNVQQQPGRTLPVTAIVGAQVPHAVGIAYAMKYRREQDSAVVSFFGDGATSQGDVHEAMNFAAVWQVPVVFICVNNQWAISHPREQQTRSETIAQKAIAYGFEGLQVDGNDPLGMYLATDRALQRAREGGGPTLIEALTYRLLMHTTADDPRRYRSDAEVERWWKRDPLPRMRRYLEGRALWGEAQQEALQERMRQQIDAAVNAAEQAGGWRPDVLFDHVYGTPDPEIEAQRRSFLGSLPRAGAVDGHGA, via the coding sequence TTGCCACTGAAGGAAGTCGCCAAGTTCAGCGTGTCACAGCTGCAGGTGCTCGACGAGCACGGTCAGCTCGACGAGAAGCTCGATCCGCGCCTCTCCGCCGCTGATGCCGTGCGCCTCTATGAGGCGATGTCGCTGGGACGCGAGGTCGATCAGCGCTTGGTGCGCCTGCAGCGCCAGGGCCGGATGGGGACCTGCCCGCCCTGCACCGGCCACGAGGCGGCCGTCTGCGCGCCGGCCTTGGCGATGACGGATCGCGACTGGTTCGTCGGCTATTACCGGGAGCTCGGTGCGCGGCTGATGCGCGGCGACTCGTTGGAGCAGAGCCTCCACTTCTGGCACGGCCACGAGGAGGGCAACGTCCAGCAGCAGCCGGGGCGAACCCTGCCCGTGACGGCGATCGTCGGTGCTCAGGTGCCGCACGCCGTGGGGATCGCCTACGCGATGAAGTACCGCCGCGAGCAGGACTCCGCAGTCGTCAGCTTCTTTGGTGACGGTGCCACCTCGCAGGGGGATGTCCACGAGGCGATGAACTTCGCCGCCGTTTGGCAGGTCCCGGTGGTGTTCATCTGCGTCAATAACCAATGGGCCATCTCGCATCCGCGCGAGCAGCAGACCCGCTCGGAGACGATCGCGCAGAAGGCGATCGCCTACGGCTTCGAGGGGCTGCAGGTCGACGGCAATGATCCCTTGGGGATGTATCTGGCGACCGACCGGGCGCTGCAGCGGGCGCGCGAGGGTGGAGGACCGACGCTGATCGAGGCGCTGACCTACCGCCTGCTGATGCACACCACCGCCGACGACCCGCGCCGCTATCGCAGTGACGCCGAGGTCGAGCGCTGGTGGAAGCGCGACCCCTTGCCCCGGATGCGCCGCTACCTCGAGGGCCGAGCCCTCTGGGGCGAGGCGCAACAGGAGGCGCTGCAGGAGCGGATGCGGCAGCAGATCGACGCGGCGGTGAACGCGGCGGAGCAGGCCGGGGGCTGGCGCCCCGACGTGCTCTTTGACCATGTCTACGGCACGCCCGATCCCGAGATCGAAGCGCAGCGCCGGAGCTTCCTTGGCTCCTTGCCCCGCGCGGGAGCGGTGGATGGCCATGGCGCCTAA
- a CDS encoding 2-oxo acid dehydrogenase subunit E2: protein MYEFKLPDLGEGVKEGEILHWHVKAGDRVKEDDPLVEVETDKAAVTIPSPRAGTVTRTEGAVGDRLAVGSVLVVIDDGGAPAATPAATPAATPAASAKLPAAPVAPAAPAAAAGAGAAERGLVAAAPATRRLARELGIDLYAVQGSGPGGRVTTEDVRRHASGSGAGLAVAAGGASVPALAATSSSTVGFVAPAGGSPIPFFEVEPLPDFGQWGPVEVEALRSIRRKVAMKMVASMTIVPHVTHMDEADVTELDAFRREQNAKRSASQAKLTLLPFVAKALLAQLRKAPQFNASIDPFKQEIVYKRYFNLGFAADTPRGLVVPVIHHADRLSIDELAEALQRLADKARAGTIDVAELRGGSFTITNVGSLGGTAVIPTINYPEAAILGLGRAADRAVVRDGAIVVRKIMPMSLVFDHRLIDGADAARFLSAVVARLSDPGRLLLEG, encoded by the coding sequence TTGTACGAGTTCAAGCTGCCCGATCTGGGCGAGGGTGTAAAAGAGGGCGAGATCCTGCACTGGCACGTCAAGGCCGGTGATCGCGTCAAGGAAGACGACCCGCTCGTCGAGGTCGAAACCGATAAGGCCGCCGTCACGATCCCGTCGCCGCGCGCAGGCACGGTGACGCGCACCGAGGGAGCCGTCGGCGATCGCTTGGCGGTTGGCAGTGTGCTGGTCGTGATCGACGATGGTGGCGCGCCCGCTGCAACGCCCGCTGCAACGCCCGCTGCAACGCCCGCTGCAAGCGCCAAGTTGCCGGCAGCGCCGGTAGCCCCCGCTGCCCCGGCTGCGGCTGCAGGCGCCGGTGCGGCGGAGCGCGGACTGGTCGCCGCGGCACCGGCGACCCGACGGCTCGCGCGTGAGCTCGGGATCGACCTCTATGCCGTGCAGGGCTCGGGGCCCGGCGGCAGGGTGACCACCGAGGACGTGCGGCGCCACGCCAGCGGGTCGGGTGCGGGCCTGGCGGTTGCGGCAGGCGGTGCCTCGGTCCCGGCCCTCGCCGCCACGTCGAGCAGCACCGTTGGCTTCGTCGCGCCCGCGGGCGGGTCGCCGATTCCCTTCTTCGAGGTCGAGCCGCTGCCCGATTTCGGCCAGTGGGGGCCAGTCGAGGTCGAGGCCTTGCGCTCGATCCGCCGCAAGGTCGCGATGAAGATGGTGGCCTCGATGACCATCGTGCCGCACGTCACGCATATGGACGAGGCCGATGTCACCGAGCTCGACGCCTTTCGCCGCGAACAGAATGCCAAGCGCTCGGCGTCGCAAGCCAAGCTGACCTTGCTGCCCTTCGTCGCCAAGGCCCTGCTCGCCCAGCTGCGCAAGGCGCCCCAGTTCAACGCCAGCATCGATCCCTTCAAGCAGGAGATCGTCTACAAGCGCTACTTCAACCTCGGCTTCGCCGCCGATACGCCGCGCGGGTTGGTCGTCCCGGTGATTCACCACGCCGACCGCCTGAGCATCGACGAGCTGGCCGAGGCGCTGCAGCGGCTCGCCGACAAGGCGCGAGCCGGGACGATCGACGTCGCGGAGCTGCGCGGCGGAAGCTTCACGATTACCAATGTAGGGAGTCTGGGCGGGACCGCGGTGATCCCGACGATCAACTACCCCGAGGCAGCCATCCTCGGACTCGGTCGAGCCGCCGATCGCGCTGTCGTCCGCGACGGTGCCATCGTCGTGCGCAAGATCATGCCGATGAGCCTCGTCTTCGATCACCGCCTGATCGACGGTGCGGATGCCGCGCGCTTCCTCAGCGCGGTGGTGGCCCGATTGTCCGATCCGGGGCGGCTGCTACTCGAAGGCTAG
- a CDS encoding DUF4339 domain-containing protein has translation MVDEIAAPPESRCPRCGAPAALGAAPGSGAASRRSCVACGEVFEGAPCEPSPSWLGRRGARQWFVAQGERRVGPLTAQEVREALAQGELTPGCWLWRPGLTSWESARQLDEFADLGGARPAGAPAEIEGEKTRVWHEGEQQHLLGLVAEAEVPGDFLERPTDAHSLAGIFGEVDAATRPWPTACASLLPEGSLLSEGSLLSEAAEFSSSPRASDNPSEAAAVALTAARRDSSVLFSLDEQGQSLAAAVNAGPWPPGLPEAPPVDRAARAGSRLGADQGPLAAASSWASFSPREDAARPPSRTAARRALALAPLMLVLGLAAGLLYYALRRAPSEGLEPPPLVQEPAPRTSPLVGVERLARPLPPEAAAAPLAQAAPRAEDPSPPSAAPVAPALQVRPRAPIARPRMKIKASAPRHGRPWPAAPTRHVGVSRRPRASRASVRPPRSSPQRVRPVAARAELRPLSTRQVARGIDQARAAVQRCAGRHLQPTVVTLALRVDGSSGRVAQGRVLSILAGTALGQCALAAVRAGARFPTFSGPPLELTWPIVLR, from the coding sequence ATGGTGGATGAGATCGCAGCGCCGCCCGAGTCGAGGTGCCCGCGCTGCGGAGCGCCAGCCGCGCTCGGCGCGGCGCCGGGGTCCGGCGCCGCCAGCCGGCGGAGCTGTGTCGCCTGCGGCGAGGTCTTCGAGGGCGCGCCCTGCGAGCCGTCCCCCTCGTGGCTGGGCCGGCGCGGCGCGCGCCAGTGGTTCGTCGCGCAGGGCGAGCGGCGCGTCGGACCGCTGACAGCCCAGGAGGTGCGCGAGGCCCTCGCGCAGGGCGAGCTGACGCCCGGTTGTTGGCTCTGGCGCCCCGGTCTGACGAGCTGGGAGAGCGCGCGCCAGCTCGACGAGTTCGCGGATCTAGGCGGGGCGCGGCCCGCCGGCGCGCCGGCGGAGATCGAAGGGGAGAAAACCCGCGTCTGGCACGAGGGGGAGCAGCAGCATCTCCTCGGCCTGGTGGCAGAGGCCGAGGTGCCGGGCGACTTCCTGGAGCGGCCGACGGACGCGCACTCGCTGGCCGGGATCTTCGGCGAGGTCGATGCCGCGACGCGGCCCTGGCCCACCGCCTGTGCTTCCCTGCTCCCTGAAGGTTCCCTGCTCTCTGAGGGTTCCCTGCTCTCTGAGGCCGCCGAGTTCTCGTCGAGCCCGCGAGCCTCGGACAATCCGTCCGAGGCGGCGGCAGTCGCGCTGACAGCGGCGCGGCGCGACAGCTCGGTGCTCTTCTCACTCGACGAGCAGGGGCAGAGCCTCGCGGCCGCCGTTAATGCCGGGCCGTGGCCGCCGGGCCTCCCCGAGGCGCCGCCGGTCGATCGCGCGGCACGCGCGGGCTCCCGACTCGGCGCTGATCAGGGGCCACTCGCCGCAGCTAGCTCGTGGGCGTCCTTTTCGCCCCGCGAGGACGCCGCGCGGCCACCGTCGCGGACCGCAGCGCGGCGAGCGCTCGCGCTCGCGCCGCTCATGTTGGTGCTGGGTCTCGCGGCGGGGCTGCTCTATTACGCGCTCAGGCGCGCCCCGAGCGAGGGGTTGGAACCGCCTCCGCTGGTGCAAGAGCCCGCACCGCGCACGTCGCCGCTGGTGGGCGTGGAGCGACTGGCGCGGCCGCTCCCGCCGGAGGCTGCCGCTGCGCCGCTGGCCCAGGCCGCGCCGCGCGCCGAGGACCCCTCTCCGCCATCGGCAGCGCCCGTCGCACCGGCACTCCAGGTGCGGCCACGCGCGCCGATCGCGCGGCCGAGGATGAAGATCAAGGCGTCAGCGCCGCGCCATGGGCGGCCCTGGCCGGCGGCGCCGACTCGGCATGTCGGGGTGAGCCGCAGGCCGCGGGCGTCACGGGCCAGCGTGCGCCCGCCACGCTCGAGCCCACAGCGCGTCCGGCCGGTGGCCGCGCGCGCCGAGCTCCGACCGCTGTCGACGCGGCAGGTGGCCCGCGGCATCGACCAAGCGCGCGCGGCGGTCCAGCGCTGCGCAGGTCGTCACCTTCAGCCGACCGTCGTCACCCTGGCGCTGCGGGTCGACGGGAGCAGCGGGCGCGTCGCGCAGGGGCGCGTGCTCTCGATCCTCGCGGGGACGGCGCTTGGCCAGTGCGCCCTCGCTGCCGTGCGCGCGGGCGCCCGGTTTCCGACCTTCAGCGGCCCACCGCTCGAGCTGACCTGGCCGATCGTGCTGCGCTGA
- a CDS encoding alpha-ketoacid dehydrogenase subunit beta, which yields MAPKLTMVEAINLALRQEMERDDRVVLLGEDIGINEGVFRVTAGLHTAFGAERVIDTPLAESGIVGTAIGMALAGLRPVIEIQFAGFVFLGFGQLEGHAARYRSRTLGQWTVPLVLRMPYGAGIRAHEHHSESREATLAGVPGLKVVIPSGPRSARALLAAAIRDPDPVIFMEPAQLYRAFREEVPEEPEVGVLGRAHVERTGSDVTLVSWGAMMLPSRRAADLLAREDGVQVELIDVQSIAPLDTATIVESVARTGRCVIVQESPRSFSLASEIVARINDQVLLQLEAPVQRVSGYDVVTPFFQRERLYMPNEARIIAAVGQALAD from the coding sequence ATGGCGCCTAAGCTGACGATGGTCGAGGCGATCAACCTGGCGCTGCGCCAGGAGATGGAGCGCGACGATCGCGTCGTGCTGCTCGGTGAGGACATCGGGATCAATGAGGGCGTCTTCCGCGTGACCGCCGGGCTGCACACGGCCTTTGGCGCCGAGCGCGTGATTGACACGCCGCTCGCGGAGTCGGGCATCGTTGGCACGGCGATCGGGATGGCGCTGGCTGGGCTCCGTCCAGTGATCGAGATCCAGTTCGCGGGCTTCGTCTTTCTCGGCTTTGGCCAGCTCGAGGGGCATGCCGCGCGCTATCGCTCGCGCACGCTGGGTCAGTGGACCGTGCCGCTGGTGCTGCGGATGCCCTACGGCGCCGGCATTCGCGCCCACGAGCACCACTCGGAGAGTCGCGAGGCCACGTTGGCCGGCGTTCCCGGGTTGAAGGTGGTGATCCCTTCGGGCCCGCGCAGCGCACGCGCCCTGCTCGCGGCGGCGATACGCGACCCCGACCCAGTGATCTTCATGGAGCCGGCGCAGCTCTACCGTGCCTTCCGCGAGGAGGTGCCCGAGGAACCCGAGGTCGGGGTGCTCGGGCGGGCCCACGTCGAGCGCACCGGCAGCGATGTCACGCTGGTGTCGTGGGGCGCGATGATGCTCCCCAGCCGCCGCGCCGCCGATCTGCTGGCGCGCGAGGATGGTGTGCAGGTCGAGTTGATCGACGTGCAGAGCATCGCGCCGCTCGACACCGCGACGATCGTCGAGTCGGTCGCGCGCACCGGCCGCTGCGTGATCGTGCAGGAGTCGCCGCGCTCCTTCTCGCTGGCGTCCGAAATCGTTGCGCGCATCAACGATCAAGTCTTGCTACAGCTCGAGGCGCCCGTGCAGCGCGTGAGCGGCTACGATGTCGTGACGCCCTTCTTTCAGCGCGAGCGGCTCTACATGCCCAACGAGGCGCGGATCATCGCGGCGGTTGGGCAAGCCTTGGCCGACTGA
- the lpdA gene encoding dihydrolipoyl dehydrogenase, with protein MVMGSIQQETEVVVVGGGPGGYVAAIRAADLGHEVLLVDERERLGGVCLLEGCIPSKTLIAAVEVIEGARRGKEMGITFEGLKLDVPALRQFTEGVVNQLSGGIQTLLKKRGIAVLRGTAELAGPQELRLNGSEVASIRFKHCILATGSRPTLLPQLEGIALWTSREALAVPRVPERLLVLGGGYIGLELGFVYAGLGSRVTLVELLPQLLAGADADLVDPVRRSASKHFASLQLETRMVGLERRGDLCIVETESAAGRTKLEVDEVLVAVGRKPNTESLGLDRVGIALDARGLIPVDAQLRTRVPHIHAIGDIVAGPGLAHKASREGKVAAEVIAGRPAAFDNVAIPAVVFTDPEVAWAGLSESEARQRGLAVTVGKFPLSALGRARTVGRTEGLVKVIADAEGGAVRGVGIVGPHASELIAEAALALEMGAVLEDLTATIHPHPTFSEALMEAAEVAEGLPVHIPPLKRSTTPH; from the coding sequence ATGGTGATGGGAAGCATTCAGCAGGAGACCGAGGTCGTCGTCGTCGGTGGTGGGCCGGGTGGCTACGTCGCGGCGATCCGCGCCGCCGATCTCGGGCATGAGGTGTTGCTGGTCGACGAGCGCGAGCGACTGGGTGGCGTCTGTCTGCTCGAGGGCTGCATTCCCTCGAAGACCCTGATCGCCGCGGTCGAGGTGATCGAAGGCGCGCGGCGCGGCAAGGAGATGGGGATCACCTTCGAGGGGCTGAAGCTCGACGTCCCGGCGCTGCGGCAGTTCACCGAGGGGGTCGTCAATCAGCTCTCCGGCGGCATCCAGACGCTGCTGAAGAAGCGCGGCATCGCCGTGCTGCGAGGCACCGCCGAGCTGGCCGGGCCGCAGGAGCTGCGCCTCAACGGCTCCGAGGTCGCCAGCATCCGCTTCAAGCACTGCATCCTCGCCACTGGATCACGTCCGACGCTGCTGCCGCAGCTCGAGGGGATCGCGCTCTGGACCTCGCGCGAGGCGCTGGCCGTGCCGCGCGTGCCGGAGCGCCTGCTGGTGCTGGGGGGCGGCTACATTGGCCTCGAGCTCGGCTTTGTCTATGCCGGCCTCGGCTCGCGCGTGACGCTGGTCGAGCTGCTGCCGCAGCTGCTCGCCGGGGCGGACGCTGACCTCGTCGACCCGGTCCGGCGGAGCGCCTCCAAGCACTTCGCCTCGCTCCAGCTCGAGACGAGGATGGTCGGCCTCGAGCGTCGCGGCGACCTTTGCATCGTCGAGACCGAGAGCGCCGCCGGGCGCACCAAGCTCGAGGTCGACGAGGTGCTCGTCGCGGTCGGGCGCAAGCCCAATACCGAGAGCCTCGGCCTCGATCGTGTCGGGATCGCGCTCGATGCGCGTGGGTTGATTCCCGTCGATGCGCAGCTGCGGACCCGCGTGCCGCACATCCACGCGATTGGCGACATCGTCGCCGGGCCCGGCCTGGCGCATAAGGCCAGCCGCGAGGGCAAGGTGGCGGCCGAGGTCATCGCTGGCCGCCCGGCGGCCTTCGATAACGTGGCCATCCCCGCCGTCGTCTTCACCGACCCCGAGGTTGCCTGGGCCGGCCTCAGCGAGTCCGAGGCGCGACAGCGTGGCTTGGCCGTGACCGTCGGCAAGTTCCCGCTCAGCGCGCTCGGCCGGGCGCGGACGGTTGGCCGTACGGAGGGGCTGGTCAAGGTGATCGCTGACGCCGAGGGTGGCGCCGTGCGCGGGGTCGGGATCGTCGGTCCACATGCCTCGGAGCTGATCGCGGAGGCTGCGCTGGCGCTGGAGATGGGCGCCGTGCTCGAGGATCTGACCGCGACGATTCACCCTCATCCGACCTTCTCCGAGGCGCTGATGGAGGCGGCCGAGGTGGCTGAGGGGCTGCCGGTGCATATCCCGCCGCTGAAGCGCTCGACGACGCCCCATTGA
- a CDS encoding 4Fe-4S binding protein has translation MAYVIGEPCVDVMDTACVEVCPVDCIHYEEGVDRKLYIDPDECIDCGACEPACPVSAIFAEEDVPDAQSAYKEVDVQWFKDKDAARKRVAELKPAD, from the coding sequence ATGGCCTATGTAATCGGTGAACCGTGTGTCGACGTGATGGACACGGCCTGCGTCGAGGTTTGCCCCGTCGACTGCATTCACTATGAGGAGGGCGTCGACCGCAAGCTCTACATCGATCCGGATGAGTGTATCGACTGTGGCGCCTGCGAGCCGGCCTGCCCCGTCTCGGCGATCTTCGCCGAGGAGGACGTACCGGACGCGCAGTCGGCCTATAAGGAGGTCGACGTCCAGTGGTTCAAGGATAAGGACGCTGCACGCAAGCGCGTCGCCGAGCTCAAGCCGGCGGATTGA